In a single window of the Olivibacter sp. SDN3 genome:
- a CDS encoding heavy metal translocating P-type ATPase metal-binding domain-containing protein: MGTKTLTCADQQCYHCGDKVSDNLYQINQHFFCCLGCQSVYLLLRNNNLTGYYTYNNHPGKKTGEGIADLNYLDEEIIASKLLDFKDDKLSIINLYIPNIHCSSCVWLLENLYRINEHIIVSRADFMKRQVRISFLHTCISLKELVMLLKDIGYPPVITLQDVIKDNKEINQNGLIKKIAVAGFCFGNAMMISFPEYFGMAEFERKYASLFGWINLCFAFPVMLYSGRDYFRSGWFSLRQKQLNLDVPLALGIAILFIRSVIEIVSGSGAGFSDTLCGLVFFLLIGKWVQQKTYHHLSFERDYRSYFPVAVTRISAENHEKAIPLAQLKVGDRILIRNNEIVPADAILLKGGAFIDFSFVTGEAEPVEKVLGEIIYAGGKQTKGAIELEVVKPVSQSYLTSLWNNTEQEEDRVPFNTFSNTVSKYFTLVLLTIAFTSAIYWLLQHNSYLAWGAFTAVLIIACPCALALSSPFTLSAVLSIFDRHSFYLKNTASVEKMAGVNTMVFDKTGTITSINATELSFNGSLTTAEKLLAFAVCRNSNHPISREIVRVLEKELVLPDLPQIRIYKEIPGSGIQAEIDKNTYVIIGNAAFLGLTQAMDKKAQTYISINGVMKGSFYTKRQWRSELGDVLHKMQARYELHLISGDTNRDQEALEILFPKKEYLHFNQSPSDKVNYINDLQKTTKKVAMLGDGLNDAGALRKAHLGIAVSDNINNFSPACDAILEGQSFRKLPQFMRLAKQGMNIIYTSFCISLTYNIIGLYFAVQGTMSPLFAAILMPLSTVSIIGFTSIAAHVCAVKNKL, encoded by the coding sequence ATGGGAACCAAAACACTTACCTGTGCAGATCAGCAATGTTATCACTGTGGTGACAAAGTGAGTGATAACCTATACCAAATAAACCAGCATTTCTTTTGTTGTCTTGGCTGCCAAAGTGTTTATCTGTTACTCCGTAACAATAATCTAACCGGTTATTATACCTATAATAATCATCCAGGGAAAAAAACCGGTGAAGGAATAGCTGATCTTAATTATCTGGATGAAGAGATCATTGCCTCAAAACTACTTGATTTTAAAGACGATAAGCTGAGTATCATTAACCTTTACATCCCTAATATCCATTGTAGCTCTTGTGTATGGCTATTGGAAAATCTGTATAGGATAAACGAACATATTATCGTTTCCCGGGCAGACTTTATGAAACGACAAGTTCGGATAAGCTTCCTCCATACTTGCATTTCTTTGAAAGAGCTGGTAATGCTCTTAAAAGATATAGGATATCCTCCGGTTATCACCTTGCAAGATGTTATAAAAGACAACAAAGAAATCAATCAAAACGGATTGATTAAAAAGATAGCCGTAGCGGGATTCTGTTTCGGAAATGCCATGATGATCAGTTTTCCGGAATACTTTGGTATGGCTGAATTTGAACGAAAATACGCTTCACTTTTTGGTTGGATCAATCTGTGCTTTGCCTTCCCTGTCATGCTATACAGTGGCAGGGATTACTTTCGCTCTGGCTGGTTCAGCTTGCGACAAAAGCAATTGAACCTCGATGTGCCGCTCGCTTTAGGAATCGCAATCTTATTCATCCGGTCGGTTATAGAAATTGTCTCCGGCAGCGGGGCCGGGTTTTCAGATACGCTTTGTGGGTTGGTCTTTTTCCTGCTTATCGGTAAGTGGGTGCAACAAAAGACCTATCATCACCTCTCCTTCGAACGCGACTATCGGTCGTACTTTCCAGTAGCAGTTACACGTATAAGTGCAGAAAACCATGAAAAAGCTATCCCCCTTGCCCAACTGAAGGTGGGCGACCGGATCCTGATCCGTAACAACGAAATCGTACCGGCAGACGCCATATTGTTAAAAGGGGGCGCTTTCATCGATTTTAGCTTTGTTACCGGCGAGGCAGAACCAGTAGAAAAAGTATTGGGAGAAATCATATATGCTGGTGGAAAACAAACAAAAGGAGCTATTGAACTGGAGGTAGTGAAGCCCGTATCACAGAGTTATTTAACAAGCTTATGGAATAATACCGAGCAAGAAGAAGATCGGGTCCCTTTCAATACTTTCAGCAACACCGTTAGTAAATATTTCACCTTAGTGCTTTTAACAATCGCCTTCACGAGTGCAATTTATTGGCTATTACAACACAATAGCTATTTGGCATGGGGAGCTTTTACAGCAGTGCTAATTATCGCTTGCCCCTGTGCGTTGGCACTGAGCTCCCCATTTACCTTGTCGGCAGTCCTAAGTATATTCGATCGGCATTCCTTCTACCTTAAAAACACGGCATCTGTGGAAAAAATGGCCGGTGTAAACACTATGGTATTTGATAAAACAGGTACTATTACGTCGATTAATGCCACTGAACTCTCTTTTAACGGTTCATTGACTACTGCAGAAAAGCTATTGGCATTTGCGGTGTGTCGAAATTCCAATCATCCCATTAGTCGGGAGATTGTTCGGGTATTGGAAAAAGAACTGGTGCTGCCCGACCTTCCTCAGATAAGGATCTATAAAGAGATTCCCGGTAGTGGCATTCAGGCTGAAATTGATAAAAACACCTACGTCATCATAGGAAACGCTGCATTTCTGGGTTTAACACAAGCAATGGATAAAAAGGCCCAAACGTACATAAGCATCAATGGTGTAATGAAAGGGAGTTTCTACACCAAACGTCAGTGGCGCAGTGAACTGGGCGATGTGCTGCACAAAATGCAGGCACGTTATGAACTACACTTAATATCGGGAGATACGAATCGCGACCAAGAGGCTTTGGAGATCTTATTTCCAAAAAAAGAATATTTACATTTTAATCAATCACCCTCCGATAAAGTGAATTATATCAATGATCTACAAAAAACGACTAAAAAAGTCGCCATGTTGGGCGATGGCCTGAATGACGCCGGAGCCCTGAGAAAAGCTCACCTGGGCATAGCAGTTAGCGATAATATCAATAACTTTTCACCGGCCTGTGATGCCATACTCGAAGGGCAATCATTCAGGAAATTACCACAATTCATGCGCTTGGCAAAACAGGGCATGAACATTATATATACAAGTTTCTGCATTTCGCTAACGTATAACATCATAGGCTTATATTTCGCCGTCCAGGGAACGATGTCGCCCTTATTTGCAGCGATACTGATGCCCTTAAGTACGGTAAGCATTATAGGATTTACCAGTATCGCTGCACATGTATGCGCAGTAAAAAATAAGCTTTAA
- the ccoS gene encoding cbb3-type cytochrome oxidase assembly protein CcoS: MSAIYFLIGCSVIIALIFLIAFFWANKDGQHDDTYTPAIRILFDDELKDADTTTTTETTNNHSG; this comes from the coding sequence ATGAGTGCTATTTATTTTCTCATCGGTTGCAGTGTTATCATCGCCCTGATATTCCTGATCGCTTTTTTTTGGGCGAATAAAGACGGTCAACATGACGACACCTATACGCCGGCAATACGGATACTGTTTGACGATGAGTTGAAAGATGCTGATACGACAACAACAACCGAAACAACTAACAACCATAGCGGTTAA
- the ccoN gene encoding cytochrome-c oxidase, cbb3-type subunit I, with the protein MQLETFNYDNRIVRNFGIATIFWGIIGMTVGLLVAVQLVWPFMNLNNQFTTFGRIRPLHTNAVIFAFVGNAIFMAVYYALQRLLKARMYSDLLSKIHFWGWQLIIVAAAITLPLGLTTSHEYAELEWPIDIAITIIWVVFGINMFGTIIKRRERHMYVAIWFFIATFVTIAVLHIVNSAQLPISAWKSYYLYAGVQDALVQWWYGHNAVAFFLTTPYLGMMYYFLPKMANRPIYSYKLSILHFWSLIFIYIWAGPHHLLYTSLPGWAQSLGVVFSIMLIAPSWGGMINGLLTLRGAWDKVRTEPILKFMVVSLTAYGMATFEGPMLSLKQVNAIAHFTDWIVAHVHVGALGFNGFMTFAILYWAIPKIYGTSLHSKKLASIHFWVGTLGILFYAIPMYWAAVVQGLMWKEFTPEGVLKYPTFLTTTLQIIPMHMMRAIGGALYLGGVILMTYNLVRTMKKGTLLANEPAQAMPLQPLVVNEKSRHRRLERKPALFMVLALIVILIGGMVEMMPTFMISSNVPTISSVKPYTPLELQGRDIYIREGCVNCHSQTIRPFRSETARYGEYSKAGEFVYDHPFLWGSKRTGPDLHRIGKKYPNKWHYDHLLDPTITSPGSIMPAYAWLIDQALDTSTTASKVSAMRKLGVPYPIGYEKQANNDLVKQAEEIRADLRENQVEVLSDREIVAIVAYLQRLGTDIKVAEN; encoded by the coding sequence ATGCAGCTCGAAACTTTTAATTACGACAACCGGATTGTTCGAAACTTTGGCATTGCAACCATTTTCTGGGGAATTATTGGTATGACTGTGGGGCTTCTTGTCGCCGTACAACTCGTTTGGCCATTTATGAACCTAAATAATCAGTTCACAACTTTTGGGCGTATACGTCCGCTCCATACCAATGCGGTAATCTTTGCCTTTGTGGGAAATGCCATATTCATGGCTGTCTATTACGCACTACAACGTTTACTCAAAGCACGAATGTATAGTGATCTGCTCAGTAAGATTCATTTTTGGGGCTGGCAACTGATTATTGTTGCGGCAGCTATCACCCTGCCCCTCGGGTTAACTACTTCGCATGAATACGCTGAATTGGAATGGCCCATAGATATCGCTATTACCATTATTTGGGTGGTTTTCGGTATCAACATGTTTGGAACGATCATTAAAAGAAGAGAAAGACATATGTATGTGGCCATATGGTTTTTTATTGCAACCTTTGTGACCATAGCCGTTCTTCATATTGTTAATTCGGCTCAATTGCCTATATCGGCCTGGAAAAGCTATTACCTATACGCAGGTGTTCAAGACGCCTTGGTACAATGGTGGTATGGGCATAATGCGGTGGCATTTTTCTTAACTACCCCGTATTTAGGTATGATGTATTACTTTCTACCTAAAATGGCCAACCGCCCGATCTATTCCTATAAATTGAGCATCCTTCACTTTTGGTCACTTATTTTTATCTATATATGGGCCGGGCCGCACCACTTACTTTATACCTCGCTACCGGGATGGGCCCAATCTTTGGGCGTGGTATTCTCCATCATGTTGATTGCGCCGAGCTGGGGGGGAATGATCAACGGCCTGTTAACACTTAGAGGTGCATGGGATAAGGTACGTACAGAACCGATTTTGAAATTCATGGTGGTGTCATTAACTGCTTATGGTATGGCTACCTTTGAAGGGCCTATGCTGTCGCTGAAACAGGTTAATGCGATTGCACACTTCACCGACTGGATCGTTGCGCACGTACATGTAGGTGCATTGGGCTTTAACGGTTTCATGACCTTCGCCATTCTTTATTGGGCTATACCGAAAATATACGGAACATCATTACATTCCAAAAAGTTAGCTAGCATACATTTTTGGGTAGGTACACTGGGGATTCTCTTCTACGCCATTCCCATGTATTGGGCAGCGGTGGTGCAAGGGCTTATGTGGAAAGAATTTACACCTGAAGGTGTATTGAAGTATCCTACTTTTCTCACCACTACCCTACAGATAATCCCAATGCATATGATGCGGGCAATTGGTGGCGCACTATATTTAGGCGGCGTAATACTGATGACATACAATTTGGTGAGAACCATGAAGAAGGGCACGCTGCTAGCTAACGAACCAGCTCAGGCTATGCCGCTACAGCCACTGGTTGTAAATGAAAAATCACGGCATCGCAGGTTGGAACGCAAACCTGCGTTGTTTATGGTATTGGCACTTATTGTAATCTTAATAGGCGGAATGGTAGAGATGATGCCAACCTTCATGATATCATCTAATGTGCCAACCATCAGTAGTGTGAAGCCTTATACCCCGCTGGAACTGCAAGGGCGTGATATTTATATCCGTGAAGGGTGTGTGAACTGCCATTCACAAACCATCAGACCTTTCCGCTCGGAGACCGCACGTTATGGTGAATATAGCAAAGCCGGTGAATTTGTATATGACCACCCTTTTCTTTGGGGCTCAAAACGCACCGGACCTGATTTGCACCGCATAGGTAAAAAATATCCGAATAAATGGCACTATGATCACTTGTTGGATCCAACCATCACTTCACCGGGAAGTATTATGCCTGCCTATGCATGGCTCATAGATCAAGCGCTTGACACGAGTACTACTGCGAGCAAAGTCAGCGCGATGCGCAAATTGGGAGTGCCCTACCCAATTGGTTACGAAAAGCAAGCTAATAATGACCTGGTCAAACAGGCAGAGGAAATTAGAGCCGACTTACGTGAAAATCAGGTAGAAGTACTTAGCGATCGGGAAATAGTAGCGATTGTTGCTTACCTCCAACGTTTAGGAACAGATATTAAAGTAGCAGAAAATTAA
- a CDS encoding cbb3-type cytochrome c oxidase N-terminal domain-containing protein produces MNSLVLIIVANVQTPTTVTNLHDIILITALMVVMITVLAAALVLLKAFKTIIRVTMPEVALADREMLADKRKNRAAARKNWWNKLMGLHPLAEEDDLVIDHAYDGIRELDNPTPAWFMGLFYATIVFGAVYLSVYHVFGVGLSQEEEYEQEMLLAENERKAYLESQANNVDENTVELDLHPETIAAGKVIFDQSCMPCHGALGEGGIGPNLTDNYWLHGGSIKDIFRTIKKGVPDKGMIAWEQQLTPAQIAQVSNYISSIVGTGPSNAKAPQGELYEPVNDVLEDTVHYGTLEQALRDNESGN; encoded by the coding sequence ATGAATAGCCTAGTATTAATTATTGTGGCCAATGTGCAAACGCCTACTACCGTAACTAATCTACACGACATCATTTTAATAACGGCGCTCATGGTAGTTATGATTACGGTTTTAGCAGCTGCGCTGGTACTTCTTAAAGCTTTCAAAACAATTATACGGGTGACGATGCCTGAAGTAGCACTAGCCGATAGGGAAATGCTTGCCGATAAACGAAAGAACCGTGCTGCAGCCCGTAAAAACTGGTGGAATAAATTAATGGGACTGCACCCCTTGGCTGAGGAAGATGATCTAGTTATCGACCATGCCTACGATGGTATCCGCGAACTGGATAACCCCACACCTGCTTGGTTTATGGGGCTTTTCTATGCTACTATTGTTTTTGGTGCAGTATACCTATCCGTGTATCATGTTTTTGGTGTTGGGTTAAGCCAAGAGGAAGAATATGAACAGGAAATGCTTCTGGCGGAAAACGAGCGCAAAGCTTACCTCGAAAGCCAGGCAAATAACGTCGATGAAAATACGGTTGAGCTTGATCTGCATCCAGAAACCATTGCTGCCGGTAAAGTGATCTTTGATCAAAGTTGCATGCCATGCCATGGTGCGCTGGGTGAAGGAGGTATCGGTCCGAATTTAACCGATAATTATTGGCTTCATGGTGGTAGCATTAAAGATATCTTCAGAACTATCAAAAAGGGCGTTCCAGACAAAGGGATGATTGCCTGGGAACAACAATTGACGCCAGCACAGATAGCACAGGTGTCTAACTATATATCTTCAATTGTAGGTACCGGCCCTTCTAATGCTAAAGCACCGCAGGGAGAGCTATATGAACCAGTCAATGATGTATTAGAAGATACGGTTCACTACGGAACACTTGAGCAAGCACTACGAGACAATGAATCCGGAAATTGA